In a single window of the Lynx canadensis isolate LIC74 chromosome E2, mLynCan4.pri.v2, whole genome shotgun sequence genome:
- the MEAK7 gene encoding MTOR-associated protein MEAK7 isoform X1: protein MGNSRSQSGPRFCSQFLPAEQAEIDGLFDALSSEKQRPDTSPRSFSLRAVKSHLGEALPPEMVTRLYDGMRSLDLPGKAKAPSESVSREQFTMFMSHLLKGSSEEKSLVIMKMISATEGPVKAREVQKFTEDLVGSVVHVLNYRQELRGWTQKRGPGPPPGVQVLAAQLFSEMELRGSEELPGPQQLDRDCDRAVIEDWVFRAPHVATFLSVVIHRGFLLPRLSLDLAPLVPERHVDQERVFESILDVPSVIYVNAHLPRERRHRWHLLFSSELHGHSFAQLCGRITHQGPCVLLLEDRDGHVFGGFASCSWEVKPQFQGDDRCFLFSTSPRMAVYTSTGYNDHYMYLNHGQQTIPNGLGMGGQHNYFGLWVDVDFGKGHSKAKPKCTTYHSPQLSAQEDFRFEKMEVWAVGEAPGSQQVSAGRRSACRVSAGRLSSLHVSALRVLSLSSPPVACRLSTGRLSSPRVSALRLLSLPFPRVACRLSVGRLSFLSVSPVSPRLCSLHVACRLSVCCLSALCALPLCSCIWRRFIRNSFPAAAAGPRDARG from the exons ATGGGCAACAGCAGAAGCCAGTCGGGGCCGAGGTTTTGTTCACAGTTTCTCCCCGCGGAGCAGGCCGAGATCGATGGGTTGTTTGACGCTCTGTCATCGGAGAAGCAGCGCCCAGATACCTCCCCCAGGTCCTTCTCTCTGAGGGCAGTAAAG AGTCACCTAGGGGAAGCCCTTCCCCCGGAGATGGTCACAAGACTGTACGATGGCATGCGGAGCCTCGACCTGCCGGGGAAGGCGAAGGCGCCCAGCGAGAGCGTCTCCCGGGAGCAGTTCACAATGTTCATGTCCCACTTGCTAAAGGGAAGCTCCGAGGAGAAGAGTCTTGTGATCATGAAAATGATTTCTGCCACAGAAGGTCCCGTGAAAGCGAGAGAAGTCCAGAAG TTCACGGAGGATCTGGTTGGCTCTGTAGTGCACGTGCTAAACTACAGACAGGAGCTGAGAGGCTGGACCCAGAAGAGGGGCCCGGGCCCCCCACCCGGGGTGCAGGTGCTGGCCGCCCAGCTCTTCTCCGAGATGGAACTCCGAG gCAGCGAGGAGCTTCCGGGGCCTCAGCAGCTGGACCGTGACTGTGACCGAGCCGTGATCGAGGACTGGGTGTTCAGGGCCCCCCACGTGGCCACGTTCCTGAGCGTGGTCATCCACAGAGGCTTTCTCCTCCCGCGCTTGTCCCTCGATCTGGCCCCCCTGGTCCCTGAGCGTCACGTGGACCAGGAGAGGGTGTTTGAGAGCATCCTGGACGTGCCGTCGGTCATCTACGTCAACGCCCACCTGCCCAGGGAGCGGCGGCACCGCTGGCACCTACTCTTCTCGTCTGAGCTCCACGGGCACAGCTTCGCCCAGCTCTGTGGGCGCATCACCCACCAGGGCCCCTGCGTGCTGCTGCTCGAGGACCGTGATGGCCACGTGTTCGGTGGGTTTGCGTCCTGCTCTTGGGAGGTCAAGCCTCAGTTTCAAG GGGACGACCGGTGCTTCCTGTTCTCCACCTCCCCCCGCATGGCTGTGTATACCTCCACGGGCTACAACGACCACTACATGTACCTGAATCACGGGCAGCAGACCATCCCAAACGGCCTG ggCATGGGCGGACAGCACAATTACTTTGGGCTGTGGGTTGATGTCGATTTCGGGAAAGGACACAGCAAGGCCAAGCCCAAGTGCACCACGTACCACAGCCCTCAGCTGTCCGCCCAGGAGGACTTCCGGTTTGAGAAGATGGAGGTGTGGGCAGTGGGCGAGGCGCCGGGCTCGCAGCAGGTGAGCGCCGGCCGTCGCTCCGCATGTCGTGTCTCCGCGGGtcgtctctcctctctccacgTCTCTGCCCTCcgcgtgctgtctctctcctctccgcCTGTCGCGTGTCGTCTCTCCACGGGTCGTCTCTCCTCTCCCCGCGTCTCTGCCCTCCGCCTGCTGTCTCTCCCCTTTCCACGTGTCGCATGTCGTCTCTCCGTGGGccgtctctcctttctctccgtGTCGCCTGTCTCTCCGCGTCTCTGCTCTCTGCATGTCGCCTGTCGTCTCTCCGTGTGCTGTCTGTCCGCTCTCTGCGCGCTGCCCCTGTGCTCCTGCATCTGGAGGCGGTTTATCCGGAACTCATTCCCAGCGGCTGCTGCTGGACCGAGAGATGCCCGCGGGTGA
- the MEAK7 gene encoding MTOR-associated protein MEAK7 isoform X2, giving the protein MGNSRSQSGPRFCSQFLPAEQAEIDGLFDALSSEKQRPDTSPRSFSLRAVKSHLGEALPPEMVTRLYDGMRSLDLPGKAKAPSESVSREQFTMFMSHLLKGSSEEKSLVIMKMISATEGPVKAREVQKFTEDLVGSVVHVLNYRQELRGWTQKRGPGPPPGVQVLAAQLFSEMELRGSEELPGPQQLDRDCDRAVIEDWVFRAPHVATFLSVVIHRGFLLPRLSLDLAPLVPERHVDQERVFESILDVPSVIYVNAHLPRERRHRWHLLFSSELHGHSFAQLCGRITHQGPCVLLLEDRDGHVFGGFASCSWEVKPQFQGDDRCFLFSTSPRMAVYTSTGYNDHYMYLNHGQQTIPNGLGMGGQHNYFGLWVDVDFGKGHSKAKPKCTTYHSPQLSAQEDFRFEKMEVWAVGEAPGSQQAQRNRSVLAVDPEAQALLEIIGRPRHSQGLRDVPEDE; this is encoded by the exons ATGGGCAACAGCAGAAGCCAGTCGGGGCCGAGGTTTTGTTCACAGTTTCTCCCCGCGGAGCAGGCCGAGATCGATGGGTTGTTTGACGCTCTGTCATCGGAGAAGCAGCGCCCAGATACCTCCCCCAGGTCCTTCTCTCTGAGGGCAGTAAAG AGTCACCTAGGGGAAGCCCTTCCCCCGGAGATGGTCACAAGACTGTACGATGGCATGCGGAGCCTCGACCTGCCGGGGAAGGCGAAGGCGCCCAGCGAGAGCGTCTCCCGGGAGCAGTTCACAATGTTCATGTCCCACTTGCTAAAGGGAAGCTCCGAGGAGAAGAGTCTTGTGATCATGAAAATGATTTCTGCCACAGAAGGTCCCGTGAAAGCGAGAGAAGTCCAGAAG TTCACGGAGGATCTGGTTGGCTCTGTAGTGCACGTGCTAAACTACAGACAGGAGCTGAGAGGCTGGACCCAGAAGAGGGGCCCGGGCCCCCCACCCGGGGTGCAGGTGCTGGCCGCCCAGCTCTTCTCCGAGATGGAACTCCGAG gCAGCGAGGAGCTTCCGGGGCCTCAGCAGCTGGACCGTGACTGTGACCGAGCCGTGATCGAGGACTGGGTGTTCAGGGCCCCCCACGTGGCCACGTTCCTGAGCGTGGTCATCCACAGAGGCTTTCTCCTCCCGCGCTTGTCCCTCGATCTGGCCCCCCTGGTCCCTGAGCGTCACGTGGACCAGGAGAGGGTGTTTGAGAGCATCCTGGACGTGCCGTCGGTCATCTACGTCAACGCCCACCTGCCCAGGGAGCGGCGGCACCGCTGGCACCTACTCTTCTCGTCTGAGCTCCACGGGCACAGCTTCGCCCAGCTCTGTGGGCGCATCACCCACCAGGGCCCCTGCGTGCTGCTGCTCGAGGACCGTGATGGCCACGTGTTCGGTGGGTTTGCGTCCTGCTCTTGGGAGGTCAAGCCTCAGTTTCAAG GGGACGACCGGTGCTTCCTGTTCTCCACCTCCCCCCGCATGGCTGTGTATACCTCCACGGGCTACAACGACCACTACATGTACCTGAATCACGGGCAGCAGACCATCCCAAACGGCCTG ggCATGGGCGGACAGCACAATTACTTTGGGCTGTGGGTTGATGTCGATTTCGGGAAAGGACACAGCAAGGCCAAGCCCAAGTGCACCACGTACCACAGCCCTCAGCTGTCCGCCCAGGAGGACTTCCGGTTTGAGAAGATGGAGGTGTGGGCAGTGGGCGAGGCGCCGGGCTCGCAGCAG GCCCAGAGGAACAGGAGCGTCCTGGCTGTGGACCCTGAGGCCCAGGCGCTGCTGGAGATCATCGGGCGCCCTCGCCACAGCCAAGGGCTCCGGGACGTCCCGGAGGATGAGTGA